tGAGTTAATTATCTCCTCTAAGCTGCCTAACGGAAAGTGGAGCAAAGAGGGTAACTATGTGTTTTTAATAACTTGTAGAACGTTTAGGAACAAATGTGTCATTAGTGAGTGGTTTTTATTCATAAATTTATCGCGTATTGTTTGAGAAGTGTGGCCGTCGACGAAAGCGTACACAACGGATTCACATAACAATTAAAGACAATATCTGTTTTATATTATACAGTGCTCTCATTATTCCATCACCATAAAGAGTGAATAGAATCGTTCACTGCCAACAGGATGCCTTTGGATACAGTCTTATGTCTCGACACTTCGGGATCCATGGGTTGGAATTACAATGAGGGAATCAACCAGCTAAAAGCTGCTGCGCTCAAATTTCTGGAAGGAGTCGAGGAAACTGCAAAGCAGGCGAATTTGAAGGTGAGAAGTGGCGATCCATGGGGTTATTGTAAAAGAACGATTGTATGGCTGGTAAAGAAGGATTTGTACATGGGAAACGTTCATGTAATCAAAcatacttaaaaaagaaaacaaaaacaaaaaacaagcttTCTGGTTACTGATTAGGTTTGATGCGTTTTGATGCGTTTGATACTTCCGTTAACCGGGACTTCCTTAACTCAATTCCCAAATTAAAGAACGAAAAGTAATTCATTAAAGAGACTAGTAACATGTATTGCATCCTAGAGTTTTAATTAAGCGAACCAGtgtcaaaaatgtttatttccttttaaatgtCTGAATGAGATCTGGAAGTGATCTCTACTGCGACCTCGATTAAGTTTCTCGGAAAATGGCGAGCATGTCGCAACTTCCGGTTTTCCAGGAATTTATCTGATAAGTGATTATAATAGGCAACTGCTTTGTCTCAGCTTACTCCTGTTCTAACCTGTTCATATGATCTATTTGGATTAATTACATTGTCGTTCTCAAATTTTCATCAATGCGTAAGTTttcagagaaataaaaaacccGCGCTGGAATGGATTTGCTTCGCCAAAATGACGTACAGTTTTGTGCATTGAGGTCCACGTAACTTTTATTTGAAGAAGCAACGGCTGAGGAGACTTTTCATTGAAAAGTAGCCGTTTTAAAAACATGCTTCTGGATGGATCCTGTCAAAATTCAATTAATTTCTTCTTTGCGACTAAGTAGTTATCGTCGTTATAGGGAGTAGAGCTAAAATCTCTGGCTTGTGCATTTGTCTCTCAGTGCTTTGTCTTCGATCTTGTTTTTTGCTCTGAGCTTGAGTTAACTTACTGTACGTATacaatgtattttattttccgCGTTTCGAGTTTTTATAGGTGCATATCTTTTTAGTTAGTAGTTTGATTTCTTAATCGATATGTATTTGCTTTTTACACTCAGGAAAATGTTGCCATAGTAGAGTTTGGGGCCAGGACGCAAATATTGCATAGTTTATCAAACAACTATCCAAGTctcaaattgaaaattcgtAAGTTTCACTCCTTTCTTCGTTTGAAATTCTATAGATTAGCCATGAATTCTACCCGATCCTCTGTTTTAATGAAACTATACATGGGTTGACATATGGAGCGGGGTACCTGAGTTTTAAAATTACGTGAAGCTATTCTAACTAATTTCAAGaacataaatttgaatttttaacgcCTGTTTGAATTCAGCCTTTCCAAGTTGCCTCAGGGGAAAAAGAGGTCAAGATGTCATGGAATCTCATCTTAAGAAGATTGACATGATAAAAGAAAGTTCTAATCATATCTCGTGATGGGCTTGTTGTTCGTTTCCTGAGGgatgatttcttttgtttcaggtGGACTTAAAGCCAATGGAACCACCCCAATGAAAGATGGTTTGCTGATGGCACTACAGGAGATTGGAAAAAATGGTAAGACGATAACTGCTGATGAGGCAAAACTTAATATTGCTTCTTGACAGTAGAAACAAGATTTTATATGAcctcatcctttttttttttcacctcaagAAAGAGACAAGCATGTTTAAAGTAATTAGCACGCGATTCCATTTTGGTTACAGAGAAATGAGTAGATTACATCTCATGTCACGAAGCCAATGAAGCAACCAAATATAGACAGTAAATGTCATTAACTGTGTCGAACACGGAAGTTATACACGCTTTCTTGTCTTTCGGACTGTTTACCTTCTAAGGTGGTGTTGTCAATGTCAATGGAAGGAAGCTTTGTCCACGCATCATTCTCATGACTGACGGGAAACCTACTGATGAAAATGGACGTGAAAATGAACAGGCAAGACTGTAAAAGATAAAACGGTGTCCTTTTTCCGACATTAAAACGATAACGTttggaataaaataaacagaaacttAATCCTCCTTACCGGGGAATAAATGGAGCTTTAAATTCATGCACTTTCGGCTACGTGATATGAATATGGATTGGCGGTATTACCGATCACTTTACTTAGCTTGGCTTAATTATCTTGCCGCAAACCAGTAGTTAAAATCATTGTTTATTGCAACGCTTAAATAGCATTTCTAAGCGTCTCGTACATTTTGATAAGATCTTTCAGTCGGTTTTGCATTTTAGACATGAGTGTTTACGTTGAGCTTTCGCCAATTTTATTTTAGGCCTTGACTGCAGTGCTACTAGTGGCTGTGCTCTTTGGTCCTCGCTGGCAAGAAGTTGGTCTTCCTTATAAGATCCCAATCGCCTGCGTTGGCTGTGGAAATGctgataaggtaaattgaatttgtaaattagaaaaattagaaaaaagtaattagaaaaaaattataaaaaaaattagaaaaaagtgAAGTAGCACGAGTCAACAAGCCTCGCTGTCTAGTGGCTTTCCAAGTTTCGTTGACAATAATAAGTTAGGCGTTTTTACCAGTCTTCCTTAGCGAACTGATATATCCCTTTTCATCGTAGGCTCGTTAATTTTTCCCCACAACACTCCCATAAAGGACACTTTGAGCGCTAGGTTTCTTATCGAGAACACGACGCATTACGCAAATTAAAGGATGATTGTTGTCCTGGTGTTTAACGATTCAAAAACCCTGATAGCTAGACATTTTGCGCGAACGTAAGACTTGACTTGGTCTGTGAATTTTACTGAGTAACTTGTTcgcttgttctttttttaaaagacagtAGAGAGGTAGTAATTCTTCCATCAAGCTGCCGTGATTTCCTTTTAGTTAagttaaaacaatcaaacataaaTACATCAATTACGACCTGTGGCTATCGCTAGCTGTCTGCTGAATgatatgttgatttttttaggaGATATTAAATGTACCTCATTTCTGGAATTTACAGTGTTTATGATGAGCGCTTTTTGTCCCCGTTTAATTTAGCCCATGGCTTGTTGCAGTAGCTCCCCACCCACCCTCCCCTCCGACccccaaaacaaacaaacgaaacaaaTCTAGGAAgagacacaaaacaaaacacaataaaaacttACGCTTGACTATCACTAGGAGCTGGAGATTTCCCCCAAACCTCAACCATTTGCCGTTTGTCAATTAGAAAACTAAATACCTGATTTGTGCTCTTTGTGAAATTTTAGAAACTTTTGGCAAGCATTGCACAAACAACTGGAGGAATGTACGTGATGGTGCAAAACATGGATGAACTCAGCACTTTTTTTAAGCGCCAAGTGTTACTATCACGTTTTATCGCCCAGTTTTCCCATGGTGAGTTTGCTGACCATAAATATCCATTGCACTGGAACCAATACTTTATTTCCTTAAATTTAAACCATAGAGTCAACTCTTAACTTTGTTTTGTGATAACTATTTCAAATGTATAGTGAAATAAGAAATTTGCCATTTCAGGGGGGGAGTTCCCCTTTTCAAAACGTTTTCTTGGAACAGCTTGTCCTCTGTAGTTGAGGGTGGAGGGGGAAGGGGTTCATCATGTCTTTCACTTTAAAACATCACATACATAAGTGTACTGCCACACAGAATAGAGTAACATTCAACCCTATGcattcaattcctttttttttttagtgttatACCGATATGCGATATTAGACGACTGAATTCGCACTGCGAAAATGTTAAGGGGTTCATCATAAAATGGGCGGGGTGAAGgttttatttccaaaatttgGAGACTCTTGGTGAACTTTAAAACATTAACCAGCAGAGTGGCTCAATTTCATTGGCAACATGGTAACCTCAGTGTAATATCATTCTTACTTTTTTTAGTAGATTTCAGTTGCATTTGCCAAAATTTGCTCAACCAAAAGCTAGATGCTAAAAATTCTCACGAGTCTGAAAAACTGATTTCTATATGACAAATGACAAACAAGAAgcattgttttgtttactttcctATTCCACAGATATGACACAACTTAGGAACTTGCTTGTGCTGCAACAGTTTATGCGAAGTCTCGGCGAAGACATGGAAGAAAGGGAACTGGTAAGAGAGTTATCAATGCATGGATTAGAGAATTGATAGCTCAATTCCAACAATATCAAACTCTTGCCAGGGCTAAGGATAATTATCCGAGGAACTGGGTTAGAACGGAGAGGGCcgggaaggaaacaaaaaaaaatgtttagatTACTAAACTCAAGTTTACCATAGCTCTCAATCTTACTTTTCACAAGGAAAAACGTTGCACACACGCGCAAGACAGTTTTACACTTGTTcgtttgttatttctttttgcaGCGTCCTTTCATGGCTCTCTTATTGGCCATGTTGGTTGcagacgatgacgatgacgataatGGCGTGAGTAGTATACATTTTGCTTTGTGCGAAGCTTATTTTTGAACTTGATGCTTTTGATGGTATTTCCTTGTCTTCAATTAATACGGGAGAGAAACAGTAACCATGAAATTGAACTACTGACCAATCTGGATACACGCAGAGATATTTCAGCAAGATTTGCGAATGCAGTagaaagtaaaaagaaagtGGCACTTATATAGTTTCCGTTGTTATTGTTGGTGTCGTGTTGTCTTCCCTCTCATGCTTAATTTTATGGCCTTTATCAGCAGCAACCTCGGAGAACTAGCAAAATGACAAATGgccaaaataaataaacaaataactgAAAGGTAGATAGGTAAACACTCACAGACCCGCAAGTAATCAGTGCTAAGCCTCtttgcattgaaataaaatttcaaaatagtgCATGTCATGTTGGAgctgttgttattattactCCTTAGAACTATCCCAAACCTCCCCCACCGGGGACACGTGTTCGCAGAGGACCGCACTGGAAATGGGGCGACCAAGATGGAGGGAGAGTTGGTACAGTAGTGGATGCTGGAGGAACGCCTGGTCAGTTAGGATTTTGATAGCTAACTTCATACTGCGTCCTGTGAATCCAAGTGCAGAGTCAGTAGGGATGGAGAATGTGataattagttttattttgaaaaaaagtcctGGTAGGCTCCTGTATAACtgcaaacctttttttaaactattcATTTATCTAAAAACACCAAACTCGAAGTTCAGTCTTTATTCAcacttaatttgttttgtcattgtGATTTccgctgttgttgttttggttttgctatgttgtcttctgtttttgtttccgctctgtctttgttttatttctaaataATTGATTTATAAAACACTCACAAGACCCACGTTAGATAGCAGCGAGATTTTGATGCAGGATTCCTATTACCTGAGCgtgaagagaaaatgatgaaaCAGTACGGTGAGTAAGGAGTTGGTTTATCTAGTCATCTGCATGGTGCCACTCGGTAAATTCTCGCTCAGAAAATACAGACGTTTTTCTTCTCCAATTCGTTTCTTTGACAAAACTCGACAATGTCAATTTCCACTTTGCAAGCTTGATTCCACCATAACAGAATTTATGTGATATGTCCCAAGGAGGGTCTTAATGAGCTGATGGCTTTTAcggttaaaataaatttttagcctATTTCAGGCTATcggttaatatctttccattgcgatgaccagaattttttttacggttaatATTTTTGCAACtgacggttaaaatttgtcaattcttACGCCTAACGGGATCACATTTGCTTTCAGGTTGGGTGGAGGTTCAATGGGATCGCGGAAATAAGAATTCCTACCGCTACGGAAAAGAATCTGCTTTTGATGTCAAAGTAAGATACATTTATTAAAACTCATTATATGGAATTTCTACATAATATGTTCGCATTTCTTTCCGCACAATGAACATGTGAAAGGGGAAGATTACGCACTTTGGTAAGCCGCCGGTCACAACGGACGCATGTTGAAGAAAAATATGGTGTGTGCGCAATTGTTGGAGTACATGCGGATTGACAGAGTAGAGAGATCTCCAATTATATTGACTACTTAAACACTGTGGTGACAAAAGTTTCCGCTACTTTGCGCCCCCAATGCTTGAGCTTTAAGTTTCGTGAAGTAACACTGTCATTTTTAGGTTGTTGATGAGAACAGACGCGTGCTTCTCCTTGAAGGAGTCCAAGTTGGATGCCGTGTGATTAGAGGTTAGAAAACTTCGGAGTCATCCTACGCTTCCGATAGAGCACCTGGGCGGGTCAGGCGGGTAGGAATCAAAGAATCAATCCAAATTACATATATGTTGCTAAAGATATTATCACTagacgacaacaacaacaacaacaacaaaacgtgCGGGAAAGTGTTTGGTTTCTTGGAAATTTTCAGAACATATATGAAAGGGGACCACAAACTCAACATGAAGGCAACTGGAAATGGAACTGTAGATTTTTTATATTACAGTCATTGTGGGACAtgaattcaatgagaaaagggAGGGAGAAGGAGGAAGAATGGCCTGACTGTATTTAAAGACCACAGTAGGCGCTGCAATTACACAAAGAGCAATTGCAGAGTCGTCGGGGAACTTAGAGTAATTGCTTTGATTTTAGATGTACTTTCTATTAATTTGTAGGACCAGACTGGAAATGGGGAAATCAAGATGGAGGAAGTGGGAACATC
This region of Pocillopora verrucosa isolate sample1 chromosome 3, ASM3666991v2, whole genome shotgun sequence genomic DNA includes:
- the LOC131774516 gene encoding uncharacterized protein; the protein is MPLDTVLCLDTSGSMGWNYNEGINQLKAAALKFLEGVEETAKQANLKENVAIVEFGARTQILHSLSNNYPSLKLKIRGLKANGTTPMKDGLLMALQEIGKNGGVVNVNGRKLCPRIILMTDGKPTDENGRENEQALTAVLLVAVLFGPRWQEVGLPYKIPIACVGCGNADKKLLASIAQTTGGMYVMVQNMDELSTFFKRQVLLSRFIAQFSHDMTQLRNLLVLQQFMRSLGEDMEERELRPFMALLLAMLVADDDDDDNGNYPKPPPPGTRVRRGPHWKWGDQDGGRVGTVVDAGGTPGWVEVQWDRGNKNSYRYGKESAFDVKVVDENRRVLLLEGVQVGCRVIRGPDWKWGNQDGGSGNIGRVYHVGSGIAKVRWPNGSTNSYRDGAEGAHDLLVHPADVIMMPVLSAGSPRQQPSEACLVM